A genome region from bacterium HR11 includes the following:
- the lpxC gene encoding UDP-3-O-acyl-N-acetylglucosamine deacetylase → MSDVPLRILTHPLSWQGVGVHTGQPATLTLRPLSPDQRAILYREAGSLWLLRRRTSRRSYEWPVSVRFVVRTAHATSIGESRVHVATVEHVLAALMGLRVGGVVLEVDGPELPILDGSARPFVEALQENLTETAEPWPSVGLPEPIEVTSESAWVRAEPAERLTIEYTVEFDHPVIGRQTWRGGWPDVDFGRDLAPARTFGFLRQADELRARGLARGASPENTVLLDETTVVNPPLRFPDEFVRHKVLDLLGDLALLGGGWPQARIQVYRGGHRLHIELVHRWVAVREMAG, encoded by the coding sequence ATGAGTGACGTGCCCTTGCGAATCTTAACCCACCCCCTGAGCTGGCAGGGGGTCGGCGTTCATACAGGCCAGCCGGCGACGCTGACGCTTCGGCCCCTGTCGCCCGACCAGCGGGCAATCCTTTACCGAGAAGCCGGGTCGCTCTGGCTCCTGCGTCGTCGGACGTCGCGTCGGTCCTACGAATGGCCCGTCTCGGTCCGGTTCGTCGTCCGGACGGCCCATGCGACGTCCATCGGGGAGAGCCGGGTCCACGTCGCCACCGTCGAGCACGTCCTGGCGGCCCTGATGGGCCTGCGGGTCGGGGGCGTCGTCCTCGAGGTCGACGGCCCGGAGCTACCCATCCTGGACGGGAGCGCCCGTCCCTTCGTCGAGGCCCTCCAGGAGAACCTGACCGAGACGGCCGAGCCGTGGCCGTCGGTCGGCCTGCCGGAACCCATCGAAGTGACCTCCGAGTCGGCGTGGGTCCGGGCCGAGCCGGCCGAGCGGCTGACGATCGAATACACCGTCGAGTTCGACCATCCGGTCATCGGGCGGCAGACCTGGAGGGGCGGCTGGCCGGACGTCGATTTTGGGCGGGACCTGGCCCCGGCCCGGACCTTTGGCTTCCTTCGGCAGGCTGATGAACTTCGGGCCCGGGGCCTCGCCCGAGGGGCCTCGCCCGAGAATACCGTCCTGCTGGACGAGACGACCGTCGTGAACCCGCCCCTGCGGTTTCCCGACGAATTCGTCCGGCACAAAGTCCTGGACCTCCTGGGCGACCTGGCCCTCCTGGGGGGCGGCTGGCCCCAGGCTCGCATCCAGGTCTACCGGGGCGGCCATCGGCTCCACATCGAGCTGGTGCACCGGTGGGTCGCCGTCCGGGAAATGGCCGGGTAG
- the argJ gene encoding Arginine biosynthesis bifunctional protein ArgJ yields MKAWEFVEDGHVTYPRGFQAAGVACGIRPMGKPDLALIVSDRPAVADAVFTRNVFAAAPVQVSRRHVRRSPFLQAIVANSGIANAGTGREGLRDAQTMAEWTRQALGLERREAVVVASTGVIGPRLPMARVRRGIAQAVQALSPRGGMDAARAIMTTDRFPKVAGARLWVAGAEVRIGGIAKGAGMICPNMATMLAFLTTDAVIGREALAVAFRQAVETSFNAITVDGDTSTNDMVVILANGTAGHEEIRLHTPAWTAFAEALRGVCQHLAEAIVRDGEGASRVLRVHVEGARSLEEARRLAYRVAHSPLVKTALAGGDPNVGRILAALGSAGVRFRATEAEVWVGPYRVYADGRLQSNPDGRLKRLFRQATVDVRIRLRRGSAGTTVLTSDLTEGYVRLNARYRT; encoded by the coding sequence GTGAAAGCGTGGGAATTCGTCGAAGACGGCCACGTCACATATCCTCGCGGATTTCAGGCCGCTGGTGTCGCCTGCGGCATCCGGCCGATGGGCAAGCCGGACCTGGCCCTCATCGTCAGCGACCGGCCGGCCGTCGCCGACGCCGTCTTTACCCGAAACGTCTTTGCGGCGGCGCCCGTCCAGGTGTCTCGTCGGCACGTGCGCCGAAGCCCATTCCTGCAGGCCATCGTCGCCAACAGCGGCATCGCCAATGCCGGGACGGGCCGGGAGGGCCTCCGGGATGCTCAGACGATGGCCGAGTGGACCCGCCAGGCGCTCGGCCTGGAACGGCGGGAGGCCGTCGTCGTGGCCTCGACGGGCGTCATCGGGCCGCGCCTTCCGATGGCCCGGGTCCGCCGGGGCATCGCCCAGGCCGTCCAAGCCCTATCGCCCCGGGGCGGGATGGACGCCGCCCGGGCCATCATGACGACCGACCGTTTCCCGAAGGTCGCCGGCGCCCGTCTGTGGGTCGCCGGGGCCGAGGTCCGCATCGGGGGGATCGCCAAGGGGGCCGGCATGATCTGCCCGAACATGGCGACGATGCTGGCTTTCCTGACGACGGATGCCGTCATCGGGCGGGAGGCCCTGGCCGTCGCCTTCCGGCAGGCCGTCGAGACGTCCTTCAACGCCATCACAGTCGACGGCGACACGAGCACCAACGACATGGTCGTCATCCTGGCCAACGGGACGGCCGGCCATGAGGAGATCCGTCTGCACACGCCCGCATGGACGGCCTTTGCGGAGGCTCTGCGGGGGGTCTGTCAGCATCTGGCCGAGGCCATCGTCCGGGACGGGGAAGGGGCGTCCCGCGTCCTGCGGGTCCACGTCGAGGGCGCTCGGTCTCTCGAGGAAGCCCGGCGGCTGGCCTACCGCGTGGCCCACTCGCCCCTCGTCAAGACGGCCCTCGCCGGGGGCGACCCCAACGTGGGCCGGATCCTGGCGGCCCTCGGCTCAGCCGGCGTTCGATTCCGGGCCACCGAGGCCGAAGTCTGGGTCGGCCCCTATCGGGTCTACGCCGACGGTCGGCTCCAGTCGAACCCGGACGGACGACTCAAGCGGCTCTTCCGCCAGGCGACCGTCGACGTCCGCATCCGTCTGCGGCGGGGATCGGCCGGCACGACGGTCCTGACCTCGGACCTGACGGAGGGCTACGTCCGCTTGAACGCCCGCTACCGGACTTGA
- the pqqE gene encoding Coenzyme PQQ synthesis protein E — translation MGLARFPWRVRKTLLQAAWHYLRGHEVLPYLPIRLWVEPTSYCNLRCVMCPQSFPREHPKGYMDWDLFRKVIDEAAEFVYDINLHHTGESTLHKRLPDMIAYARQAGIYTRLHSNGTLLREDLAHALIDAGLDLLSFSFDGFDKETYESIRVNARFEKTLANIIRFLEIKKARGSKKPYTILEVIHLNEKLSPTSPQRYEFERQFEGLPLDEFIIKEPHNWAGSYDRSGYAVGHVFTPCTFPWYALVIHWDGRVAPCPQDFYCDLQVGHVREQTLRAIWNGEPMQRLRRAMRLRDCSKVVPCRDCDMIRRKAVLGVPTPYLKVFLKETVLGYSGQ, via the coding sequence ATGGGTTTAGCTCGATTTCCCTGGCGTGTCCGCAAGACGCTCCTGCAGGCCGCCTGGCACTACCTGCGGGGCCATGAGGTCCTGCCCTACCTGCCGATCCGTCTGTGGGTCGAGCCGACAAGCTACTGCAACCTGCGGTGTGTCATGTGCCCCCAGAGTTTCCCCCGAGAACATCCCAAGGGGTATATGGACTGGGACCTCTTCCGCAAGGTCATCGACGAGGCGGCCGAGTTCGTCTACGACATCAACCTCCACCACACGGGGGAGTCGACCCTGCACAAGCGTCTGCCGGACATGATTGCGTATGCCCGCCAGGCCGGCATTTACACCCGGCTTCACTCCAACGGGACCCTCCTCCGGGAAGACCTGGCCCATGCCCTCATCGACGCCGGCCTGGACCTGCTGTCCTTCTCTTTCGACGGCTTCGATAAGGAGACGTACGAGTCGATTCGGGTCAACGCCCGCTTCGAGAAGACGCTGGCCAACATCATCCGGTTCCTCGAGATCAAGAAGGCCCGGGGCTCGAAGAAGCCGTATACGATCCTGGAAGTCATCCACCTCAACGAGAAGCTGTCGCCGACCTCGCCTCAGCGGTATGAGTTCGAACGTCAGTTCGAGGGCCTGCCCCTCGACGAGTTCATCATTAAGGAGCCTCACAACTGGGCCGGCAGTTACGACCGGTCCGGCTACGCCGTCGGACACGTCTTTACGCCCTGCACGTTTCCCTGGTACGCCCTGGTCATCCACTGGGACGGGCGGGTCGCTCCCTGTCCCCAGGACTTTTACTGCGACCTCCAGGTCGGCCACGTCCGGGAGCAGACGCTCCGGGCCATCTGGAACGGGGAACCCATGCAGAGGCTCCGGCGGGCGATGCGCCTGCGGGACTGCTCGAAGGTCGTCCCGTGCCGGGACTGCGACATGATCCGGCGGAAGGCCGTCCTGGGCGTGCCGACGCCGTATCTGAAAGTATTCCTGAAGGAGACGGTCCTGGGCTATTCGGGCCAGTAG
- the argG gene encoding Argininosuccinate synthase: MPKVVLAYSGGLDTSCSIRWLQERYGLSVVTLTVDVGQPEDLAAVAEKARRLGALRAYVVNAREEFVRDFVFPALRANARYEGVYPLISALSRPLIARHLVAVAEREGAEYVAHGCTGKGNDQVRIELGVAALNPRLKVIAPVREWRMSRPELLRYAEERGIPVKASQSKPYSIDENLWGRSIEAGVLEDPMAEPPEDAFEWTRSVATAPDEPLECSVTFEAGVPVALNGVPTPPVTLVQTLNEWAGLHGVGRIDHIESRLVGIKSREVYEAPAATVLLQAHAALESMVLPRELLHFKQAMDLKYAELVYYGLWYSPLREALDAFMQKTQEVVTGTVHLRLWKGHVQVVGRESPYSLYQKRLATYDADDAFDHRAAEGFIRLWGLESQEYYAARRRAVDLPVGVSEEG; the protein is encoded by the coding sequence ATGCCGAAAGTCGTCCTCGCTTATTCCGGCGGGCTGGACACGTCCTGTAGCATCCGGTGGCTTCAGGAGCGGTACGGCCTGTCGGTCGTCACGCTGACCGTCGACGTGGGTCAGCCCGAGGACCTGGCGGCCGTCGCCGAGAAGGCCCGCCGGCTGGGGGCCTTGCGGGCTTACGTCGTGAACGCCCGAGAGGAGTTCGTCCGGGACTTCGTCTTTCCGGCCCTCCGGGCCAACGCCCGATACGAAGGCGTCTATCCCCTGATCAGCGCCCTCTCCCGACCGCTGATCGCCCGCCACCTCGTGGCGGTCGCCGAGCGGGAGGGGGCCGAGTACGTAGCTCACGGATGTACCGGCAAGGGCAACGACCAGGTCCGCATCGAGCTGGGCGTGGCGGCGCTGAATCCCCGGCTGAAGGTCATCGCCCCCGTGCGGGAGTGGCGGATGTCCCGGCCGGAGCTCCTCCGGTATGCGGAGGAGAGGGGCATTCCCGTCAAGGCCTCGCAGTCCAAGCCCTATTCCATCGACGAGAACCTCTGGGGTCGTTCCATCGAGGCGGGCGTCCTGGAAGACCCGATGGCCGAGCCCCCGGAGGACGCCTTCGAGTGGACGCGCTCGGTGGCGACGGCGCCGGATGAGCCCCTCGAGTGTAGCGTGACCTTCGAGGCGGGCGTCCCCGTGGCCCTGAACGGCGTGCCGACGCCGCCCGTGACGCTCGTCCAGACCCTCAACGAATGGGCCGGCCTCCACGGCGTGGGCCGCATCGACCACATCGAGAGCCGCCTCGTCGGCATCAAGTCCCGGGAGGTCTACGAGGCCCCGGCGGCGACCGTCCTCTTGCAGGCCCATGCGGCCCTGGAGTCCATGGTCCTCCCCCGGGAACTCCTGCACTTCAAGCAGGCGATGGACCTGAAGTACGCCGAACTCGTCTACTACGGCCTGTGGTACTCGCCCCTGCGGGAGGCCCTGGACGCCTTCATGCAGAAGACCCAAGAGGTCGTGACGGGCACGGTCCACCTGCGGCTCTGGAAGGGCCACGTCCAGGTCGTCGGTCGGGAGTCGCCCTATTCGCTGTATCAAAAGCGGCTGGCGACGTATGACGCCGACGACGCCTTCGACCACCGGGCGGCCGAGGGCTTCATCCGCCTGTGGGGCCTGGAGTCCCAGGAGTACTACGCCGCCCGCCGTCGGGCCGTGGACCTCCCGGTCGGCGTCTCGGAGGAAGGATGA
- a CDS encoding Putative pyridoxal phosphate-dependent acyltransferase, whose product MGVLDFIDTELQELQAQGLYIYIRTIESPQGAWITVQGRRVLNLCSNNYLGFANHPALRKAAQEAIERFGVGPAAVRTIAGTMSLHLELERKLAEFKHVEAALSLQSGFAANLATIPALVGPEDAIFSDELNHASIIDGCRLSRAQIVRYPHCDVQALEDILRREASKYRRRLLVTDGVFSMDGDIAPLPELVRLARQYECILMVDDAHGEGVLGHGGRGIVDHFGLHGQVDIEIGTLSKAFGVVGGYVAGSARLVEYLRQKARPFLFSSAVTPPDVAACIAAVDILTESTELVERLWENARYFKEGMRQLGFDTGRSQTPITPVMLGDARLATEFSKRLFEHNVFAQAIGYPTVPRGQARIRVMISAVHAKEDLDFALEVFRRVGRELGVVS is encoded by the coding sequence ATGGGCGTGTTGGACTTCATCGACACGGAACTCCAGGAACTCCAGGCCCAGGGCCTGTACATCTACATCCGGACCATCGAGAGCCCGCAGGGCGCCTGGATCACCGTCCAGGGCCGCCGGGTCCTGAACCTGTGTTCGAATAACTATCTGGGCTTTGCCAACCACCCGGCCCTTCGGAAGGCGGCCCAGGAGGCCATCGAGCGGTTCGGCGTCGGCCCGGCCGCCGTCCGGACCATCGCCGGGACGATGAGCCTCCACCTGGAACTCGAACGGAAGCTCGCCGAGTTCAAACACGTCGAGGCCGCGCTGTCCCTCCAGTCCGGTTTTGCGGCCAACCTGGCGACGATCCCGGCCCTCGTCGGGCCCGAAGACGCCATCTTTTCCGACGAACTGAACCACGCCAGCATCATCGACGGATGCCGCCTCAGCCGGGCCCAGATCGTCCGCTATCCCCACTGCGACGTCCAGGCCCTCGAAGACATCCTCCGCCGGGAGGCCTCTAAGTACCGGCGGCGACTCCTCGTGACGGACGGCGTGTTCAGCATGGACGGCGACATCGCCCCCCTCCCGGAGCTGGTGCGACTGGCGCGCCAGTACGAGTGCATCCTGATGGTCGACGACGCCCACGGCGAGGGCGTCCTCGGCCACGGCGGCCGCGGCATCGTCGACCACTTCGGCCTGCACGGACAGGTCGACATCGAGATCGGGACCCTGTCGAAGGCCTTCGGCGTCGTCGGGGGGTACGTGGCCGGGTCGGCCCGGCTCGTCGAGTACCTCCGTCAGAAGGCCCGGCCGTTCCTGTTCTCCAGCGCCGTCACGCCGCCCGACGTGGCGGCCTGCATCGCCGCCGTAGACATCCTGACGGAGAGCACCGAGCTCGTCGAACGCCTCTGGGAAAACGCCCGCTACTTCAAGGAGGGCATGCGCCAGTTGGGCTTCGATACGGGCCGGAGCCAGACGCCCATCACGCCCGTCATGCTGGGCGACGCCCGGCTGGCGACCGAGTTCTCGAAGCGCCTGTTCGAACACAACGTCTTTGCCCAGGCCATCGGCTACCCGACCGTGCCCCGGGGCCAGGCCCGGATCCGGGTCATGATCTCGGCCGTCCATGCCAAGGAGGACCTCGACTTCGCCCTCGAGGTCTTCCGTCGAGTCGGCCGGGAGCTCGGCGTCGTGAGTTGA
- the tdh gene encoding L-threonine 3-dehydrogenase, which produces MTRKMKALIKARSEPGLVLDEVDVPTPGPDEVLIQVLATTICGSDVHIYRWDDWAQRNIRPPLIIGHEVAGRVVAVGRHVEAWKEGDYVSVETHIVCGRCRACRTGNMHVCYRLQILGVHRPGSYAEYVCVPAMNLVRNDPRWHPAVASIQEPFGNAVDTVLCEPVAGARVLVTGCGPIGLMAIGVARAAGADWVGATDPNAFRRSLALQMGADRVWDPTREPVLDLIMEATQGEGVDVVLEMSGHPAALDLGLKALAMAGRVALLGLLPTPVSTDLTDGLIFKGARMYGITGRHMFRTWYQVQAFLRDGKVPLERLITHEYPLEAFEAAFRQMEAGDCAKVALYPNLELVRPLHGLASA; this is translated from the coding sequence ATGACCCGCAAGATGAAGGCCCTCATCAAGGCCCGGTCGGAGCCGGGCCTGGTCCTGGACGAGGTCGACGTCCCCACGCCGGGACCCGACGAGGTCCTGATCCAAGTCCTGGCGACGACCATCTGCGGCTCGGACGTCCACATCTACCGGTGGGACGATTGGGCCCAGCGGAACATCCGGCCCCCCTTGATCATCGGCCACGAAGTGGCCGGCCGGGTCGTCGCCGTCGGTCGGCACGTCGAGGCCTGGAAGGAGGGGGACTACGTCTCGGTCGAGACCCATATCGTGTGCGGCCGGTGTCGGGCCTGCCGGACGGGGAACATGCACGTGTGCTACCGGCTCCAAATCCTGGGAGTCCACCGACCCGGCAGTTACGCCGAATACGTCTGCGTGCCGGCGATGAACCTGGTCCGCAACGACCCCCGGTGGCATCCGGCCGTGGCGTCCATCCAGGAACCCTTCGGCAATGCCGTCGATACGGTCCTCTGTGAGCCGGTCGCCGGGGCCCGCGTCCTGGTGACCGGCTGTGGCCCCATCGGCCTGATGGCCATCGGCGTCGCCCGGGCCGCCGGGGCCGACTGGGTCGGGGCGACGGACCCGAACGCCTTCCGGCGGTCTTTGGCCCTCCAGATGGGTGCCGACCGGGTGTGGGACCCCACGCGGGAGCCCGTCCTGGACCTCATCATGGAGGCCACGCAGGGCGAGGGCGTCGACGTCGTCCTCGAGATGTCCGGTCATCCGGCGGCCCTGGACCTGGGGTTGAAGGCCCTGGCCATGGCCGGCCGGGTCGCCCTCCTGGGCCTCCTGCCGACGCCGGTGTCGACCGACCTCACGGACGGCCTCATCTTCAAGGGGGCCCGTATGTACGGCATCACGGGCCGTCACATGTTCCGGACCTGGTACCAGGTCCAGGCCTTCCTCCGGGACGGCAAGGTCCCCCTCGAGCGCTTGATCACCCACGAGTACCCCCTGGAGGCCTTCGAGGCGGCGTTCCGCCAGATGGAGGCCGGGGACTGTGCGAAGGTCGCCCTGTATCCCAACCTGGAGCTGGTCCGACCTTTACACGGACTGGCTTCCGCATGA
- the argH gene encoding Argininosuccinate lyase, with product MKRLWASRFQKPRSDLDAWQASYPVDRRLWREEVEATRAYARALHGAGLLSDAEFQALAEALDRMAAQAEPPAGDFEDVHTAVEAVLAEAVGPVAAKVATGRSRNEDVVTVERLFLRRAGSDLLGGIRSLQTSLVEQAERHVETVVPGYTHLRQAQPVTWGFYLMSWFFAFERDRDRFRTALRRMDACPYGSGALAGTTVPIDRTALARRLGFAGPTDNALDAVSDRDFILDFLYACLTTGIHLSRMAEDWVLFSGDEFGWLALDESLTTSSSLLPHKRNPDVLELVRGLAGRWLSALVGLGTTLKGLPWGYSKDLQWDKTYLVEAVDDLRQALAVMRQVVEGTTVRADVARARLQPWTLTVELVDFLVARGVPFRTAQQAVARWVAHAEAVGRPPESFSPAELAEWLPAVDESVRQVWDPAAAVRRRSLPGGTSPDAVRQQIRKAWQILQERDEAPGS from the coding sequence ATGAAACGGCTGTGGGCGTCCCGTTTCCAAAAGCCCCGGAGCGACCTCGACGCATGGCAGGCCTCCTATCCCGTCGACCGCCGGCTCTGGCGGGAAGAGGTCGAGGCGACCCGGGCTTATGCCCGGGCTTTGCATGGGGCAGGTCTCCTCAGCGATGCCGAATTTCAGGCCCTGGCCGAGGCCCTCGACCGGATGGCCGCCCAGGCCGAACCCCCGGCCGGCGACTTCGAGGACGTCCATACGGCCGTCGAGGCCGTCCTGGCCGAGGCCGTCGGCCCCGTCGCCGCCAAAGTCGCCACGGGCCGGAGCCGCAACGAAGACGTCGTGACCGTCGAGAGGCTCTTCCTCCGGCGGGCCGGGTCGGACCTCCTCGGGGGCATCCGGTCCCTCCAGACGAGCCTGGTCGAGCAGGCCGAACGTCACGTCGAGACGGTCGTCCCGGGATACACCCATCTCCGCCAGGCCCAGCCCGTGACGTGGGGCTTCTACCTGATGAGCTGGTTCTTTGCCTTCGAGCGGGACCGGGACCGCTTCCGGACGGCCCTCCGCCGGATGGACGCCTGCCCCTATGGGTCCGGCGCCCTGGCCGGGACGACCGTCCCCATCGACCGGACGGCCCTGGCCCGACGCCTCGGCTTTGCGGGTCCGACCGACAACGCCCTGGACGCCGTCAGCGACCGGGACTTCATCTTAGACTTCCTGTATGCCTGCCTGACGACGGGGATTCACCTCTCCCGGATGGCCGAGGACTGGGTCCTGTTTTCGGGCGACGAGTTCGGATGGCTGGCCCTCGACGAGTCGCTGACGACGTCTTCCAGCCTGCTTCCTCACAAGCGGAATCCCGACGTCCTCGAGCTGGTCCGCGGGCTGGCGGGCCGTTGGCTGAGCGCCCTGGTCGGCCTCGGCACGACGCTGAAGGGCCTCCCCTGGGGCTACAGCAAGGACCTCCAGTGGGACAAGACGTACCTCGTCGAAGCCGTCGACGACCTCCGTCAGGCCCTGGCGGTCATGCGGCAGGTCGTCGAGGGCACGACGGTCCGGGCCGACGTCGCCCGGGCGCGGCTCCAGCCGTGGACCCTGACGGTCGAACTCGTGGACTTCCTCGTGGCCCGGGGCGTCCCCTTCCGGACGGCCCAGCAGGCCGTCGCCCGCTGGGTGGCCCACGCCGAGGCCGTCGGCCGTCCGCCGGAGAGCTTCTCGCCGGCGGAGCTCGCCGAGTGGCTCCCCGCCGTAGACGAAAGCGTCCGTCAAGTCTGGGACCCCGCGGCGGCCGTCCGGCGACGGAGCCTCCCGGGGGGGACTTCACCGGACGCCGTGCGTCAGCAGATTAGGAAGGCCTGGCAGATCCTGCAAGAACGGGATGAGGCCCCGGGCTCGTAA
- the argC gene encoding N-acetyl-gamma-glutamyl-phosphate reductase has translation MQTLQVGVLGGSGFTGLELLRRLRRHPRVRVVFATARQPDAVGTRQFPGPWRTPEEALSDSVDWVFSCLPHGESARWVAAWADRGARVIDLSGDFRFPTPELYTAWYGMPHPCPERLAEAVLVLPEWNAEAARDRRIIANPGCYPTAVWLAVLPVVRAGLIEARPIVVDAKSGVTGAGRTPTERTHFVGVQENFTVYSAGRRHRHVGEIEHYLEAWTGTPSHILFTAGLLPVRRGLMVTAYAALRSGATARTVWSCLAEAYAGRPFVRVRPLGEVPALHDVVGTNRCDVGVVEADETGWVVLVAALDNLLKGASGQAIQTMNLLMGWDETLGLPVEGGDG, from the coding sequence ATGCAGACCCTCCAGGTCGGCGTCCTCGGCGGGTCCGGATTCACGGGCCTCGAACTCCTCCGGCGCCTCCGACGGCACCCCAGGGTCCGGGTCGTCTTTGCGACGGCCCGTCAGCCGGACGCCGTCGGGACCCGGCAGTTTCCCGGCCCGTGGCGCACCCCTGAGGAGGCCCTGTCGGATTCCGTCGATTGGGTCTTTTCGTGTCTGCCCCACGGTGAGTCGGCCCGCTGGGTGGCCGCCTGGGCCGACCGGGGGGCCCGGGTCATCGACCTGAGCGGGGATTTTCGGTTCCCGACGCCCGAGCTCTATACGGCCTGGTACGGGATGCCTCATCCGTGTCCGGAGCGTTTGGCCGAGGCCGTCTTAGTCCTGCCGGAATGGAACGCCGAGGCGGCTCGGGACCGGCGGATCATCGCCAATCCCGGGTGCTACCCGACGGCCGTCTGGCTGGCCGTCCTGCCGGTGGTCCGGGCCGGCCTGATCGAGGCCCGCCCGATCGTCGTCGATGCGAAGTCCGGCGTGACGGGCGCCGGCCGGACGCCGACGGAGCGGACTCACTTCGTAGGCGTGCAGGAGAACTTCACGGTCTACTCGGCCGGCCGGCGGCATCGGCACGTGGGCGAGATCGAGCACTACCTGGAGGCCTGGACCGGGACGCCGAGCCACATCCTGTTTACGGCGGGCCTCTTACCCGTTCGACGGGGCCTGATGGTGACGGCCTATGCGGCCTTACGGAGTGGGGCCACGGCGCGGACGGTCTGGTCCTGCTTGGCGGAGGCTTATGCCGGTCGGCCCTTCGTGCGGGTCCGCCCCCTCGGCGAAGTCCCGGCGCTTCACGACGTCGTCGGGACGAACCGGTGCGACGTCGGGGTCGTCGAGGCCGACGAGACGGGATGGGTCGTCCTCGTGGCGGCTCTCGACAATCTCCTGAAGGGCGCCAGCGGTCAGGCCATCCAGACGATGAACCTCTTGATGGGATGGGACGAGACGCTGGGCCTGCCGGTCGAAGGAGGCGACGGATGA
- the argB gene encoding Acetylglutamate kinase: MKTVVLKVGGRLLDEATWSAVVAEVADLRRRERAVVIVHGGGPEITEMSARFGLEARFVQGRRFTDPATLAVAEMVLSGVINRRLVGGLQRQGIPALGLSGRDLDLVVARRRPELGEVGEPVEVRREAFQALLGNGWVIVLAPICSDGHGRALNVNADEVAAAVAGALEAECLLLLTDTPGVLDAAGRRLPWLTPKAFDRLVQAGIIRDGMIPKAAAAVEALGRGVRRVLITGLGPVALTRQIEGSEWGTWVVGERSNGVTK; encoded by the coding sequence ATGAAGACGGTCGTCCTGAAGGTCGGGGGTCGCCTCCTGGACGAGGCGACCTGGTCCGCCGTCGTGGCCGAAGTGGCCGACCTGCGGCGCCGGGAGCGGGCGGTCGTCATCGTCCACGGCGGCGGCCCGGAGATTACCGAGATGAGCGCCCGATTCGGCCTCGAGGCCCGGTTCGTCCAGGGGCGCCGATTCACGGACCCGGCGACGCTGGCCGTCGCCGAGATGGTCCTCTCGGGGGTCATCAACCGGCGGCTGGTCGGGGGGCTTCAACGGCAGGGCATCCCGGCCCTCGGCCTTTCGGGTCGGGACCTGGACCTGGTCGTCGCTCGCCGGCGGCCCGAGCTGGGCGAGGTCGGGGAGCCCGTGGAAGTCCGGCGGGAGGCGTTTCAGGCGCTCCTCGGGAACGGCTGGGTCATCGTCCTGGCGCCCATCTGTTCGGACGGCCACGGGCGGGCCCTGAACGTGAACGCCGACGAGGTGGCGGCGGCCGTGGCGGGTGCCCTCGAGGCGGAATGCCTGCTCCTGCTGACGGACACGCCCGGCGTGCTGGACGCCGCTGGCCGGCGTCTGCCGTGGCTGACGCCGAAGGCCTTCGACCGCTTGGTCCAGGCGGGCATCATCCGGGACGGTATGATCCCGAAGGCGGCCGCCGCCGTCGAGGCCCTGGGCCGGGGAGTCCGGCGGGTCCTTATCACGGGTCTTGGCCCGGTGGCCCTGACCCGTCAGATCGAGGGGAGCGAGTGGGGGACGTGGGTCGTGGGGGAACGGAGTAATGGAGTGACGAAGTAA